A single genomic interval of Pyruvatibacter sp. HU-CL02332 harbors:
- a CDS encoding SDR family NAD(P)-dependent oxidoreductase, with translation MAEAIEAPRFSSDLSGRVALVTGTTSGLGKRFAHVLAQSGAKVVLTGRRVERLEEVKAQIESLGGTALALPLDMTDADNIKKVVADAEAAFGTVDILINNAGIPDAQRAHKMEVDLIDRVIDTNLRGPYILAAEVAKRLIAAEKPGRIVNIASVAAYRYDGNGAALYSITKRAIARMSEALAVEWARYNINVNGIAPGAFMTEMLEGMLERMGDFSKHFPRKRICTAEQMDSTLLFLLSPSSECVTGTVITVDDGQGGR, from the coding sequence ATGGCTGAAGCAATTGAAGCCCCGCGATTTTCGTCGGACCTATCTGGCCGCGTGGCGCTGGTGACGGGAACGACCTCGGGACTGGGTAAGCGGTTTGCCCATGTGCTGGCGCAAAGTGGTGCCAAAGTTGTGCTGACCGGGCGACGGGTCGAGCGTCTTGAGGAAGTCAAAGCCCAGATCGAAAGCCTGGGCGGTACAGCGCTCGCGCTGCCGCTGGACATGACCGATGCCGACAACATCAAGAAAGTTGTGGCCGATGCGGAAGCAGCGTTTGGGACGGTCGACATCCTCATCAATAATGCCGGCATTCCTGACGCGCAGCGTGCGCACAAGATGGAAGTCGATCTGATTGACCGGGTCATCGATACCAATCTGCGCGGGCCATACATTCTTGCAGCCGAAGTCGCCAAACGGTTGATCGCCGCTGAGAAGCCCGGCCGCATCGTCAACATCGCGTCCGTTGCCGCCTACCGGTATGACGGCAATGGGGCTGCGCTTTACTCCATCACCAAGCGCGCCATTGCGCGCATGTCGGAAGCCTTGGCGGTTGAATGGGCGCGCTACAACATCAATGTAAACGGGATCGCCCCGGGCGCTTTCATGACGGAAATGCTCGAAGGCATGCTTGAGCGGATGGGTGACTTTTCAAAGCACTTCCCGCGCAAGCGCATCTGCACAGCTGAGCAGATGGATTCAACATTGCTGTTCCTGCTGTCGCCTTCGTCTGAATGCGTCACCGGGACGGTGATTACCGTAGATGACGGACAGGGTGGCCGATAG
- a CDS encoding fatty acid desaturase: MLPELKPHSDAMATTAHAMIGGVVWQTVALSLGAAAVIITIMTLGALELVPLWAVAIVIYVSVYLSYTALHESVHQNITGGRQDLAWINRAIGTLSAFFLSHSCEMHRTIHLTHHRNTNDPEHDPDHWVKGSNWLMTLLRSMTIFNGYFLFCRRHWDDKRMRRAYWIGLRDTMIATVALVAIAVFVDWKLALFGYAIPAMLAAMTLGLLFDYFVHTPHKARARFENTRVFVFPGWLDTLVTWAYVQQNYHGVHHAFPRIPFTKYRAFYRKTQDDITDAGMPVAKPLG; encoded by the coding sequence ATGCTGCCTGAGCTCAAACCCCACAGCGACGCCATGGCCACCACCGCCCACGCCATGATCGGCGGTGTCGTCTGGCAAACCGTTGCCCTGTCACTGGGGGCAGCAGCAGTCATCATCACCATCATGACCCTTGGCGCTTTGGAACTTGTACCGCTCTGGGCTGTAGCCATCGTGATCTATGTCAGCGTGTATCTGAGCTACACAGCGCTGCATGAGTCAGTGCACCAGAACATCACCGGCGGCCGCCAGGATCTAGCCTGGATCAACCGGGCCATCGGTACATTGTCCGCATTCTTTCTGTCTCACTCCTGTGAGATGCATCGCACGATCCATCTCACGCACCACCGCAATACCAATGACCCCGAGCATGATCCCGACCATTGGGTGAAGGGATCAAACTGGCTGATGACGCTGCTCCGCAGCATGACGATCTTTAACGGGTACTTTTTGTTTTGCCGCCGCCACTGGGACGACAAACGCATGCGCCGTGCCTATTGGATCGGCCTGCGCGACACGATGATTGCCACCGTTGCATTGGTGGCGATAGCGGTGTTTGTGGATTGGAAGCTGGCGCTGTTTGGTTATGCGATACCCGCCATGCTGGCCGCCATGACGCTGGGCCTGTTGTTCGACTACTTCGTGCACACACCGCACAAGGCCCGCGCAAGGTTCGAGAACACCCGCGTGTTTGTGTTTCCTGGCTGGCTCGACACGCTGGTCACCTGGGCCTATGTGCAGCAGAACTATCACGGCGTGCACCACGCCTTTCCCCGCATACCCTTCACCAAGTACCGGGCGTTCTATCGCAAAACGCAAGACGACATCACCGACGCCGGCATGCCGGTCGCAAAGCCACTTGGCTAG
- a CDS encoding DUF3336 domain-containing protein — MFNGLSKIEEAMSAAETHEEWADAAKEHDAKTGLDRWKRMDQTRLYDHVEIRSRLDRLRELRARHDDVGLLFALNEGIHGNMGGMGKPILYNRAKFGTKKLIEDYVGEIVSALEHLAALETDEISFEEKIDFFRRASHCYGRTALMLSGGGILGNYHMGVVKALIENDLLPTVVSGSSAGSIVAAVIGTNSDAQLARLIAEPALALEARREASWFDRALWGRHPQLDIHEVEEMIARLVPDLTFQEAFEKTGRHINVSVAPAEMHQTSRLLNAITSPNVYVRKAILASSAVPGVFPPVMLEAKSVGGERQPYLPTRKWVDGSVHDDLPAKRLTRLYGVNHFVVSMVNPLVIPWIRDPKTERGFSAMISQQVERWTKEIIRSGVSITQVFTRDMPRLNFILSMFSSIATQTYTGDINIIPAARLFDPRKLLSHPTQEEVLSFVEEGERATWPKLEMIRVCTKISRTLDRILVDYDALEIDLTSETVSRVNAERSALSSTRGRTAGSKPKRAAAKARTKTKTKTRRTGASNAA, encoded by the coding sequence ATGTTCAATGGTCTGAGCAAGATTGAAGAGGCGATGTCGGCTGCGGAAACCCATGAAGAGTGGGCGGACGCTGCAAAGGAACATGACGCCAAAACCGGTCTGGACCGGTGGAAGCGTATGGATCAGACGCGTCTCTACGACCACGTTGAAATTCGCTCGCGGCTGGATCGCCTGCGGGAACTGCGGGCCCGTCATGATGATGTTGGGCTGCTGTTTGCGCTCAATGAAGGCATCCACGGCAATATGGGCGGCATGGGCAAGCCCATCCTCTACAACCGCGCCAAGTTCGGCACGAAGAAGCTCATTGAAGATTATGTGGGCGAGATCGTTTCTGCGCTCGAGCATCTTGCAGCGCTTGAGACGGACGAAATCTCCTTCGAAGAAAAGATCGATTTCTTTCGCCGGGCCAGCCACTGCTATGGGCGGACGGCGCTCATGCTTTCGGGTGGAGGCATTCTCGGCAACTATCACATGGGTGTCGTGAAGGCGCTGATTGAGAACGATCTTCTGCCGACCGTTGTATCGGGCTCAAGTGCGGGTTCCATCGTTGCTGCTGTCATCGGCACCAACAGCGATGCACAACTGGCGCGGCTGATTGCTGAACCTGCTCTTGCACTTGAAGCACGCCGTGAGGCGAGCTGGTTTGACCGCGCCCTGTGGGGTCGCCACCCGCAGCTTGATATCCACGAAGTGGAAGAAATGATTGCGCGGTTGGTGCCTGACCTCACCTTCCAGGAAGCGTTTGAGAAAACCGGCCGCCACATCAACGTGTCGGTTGCACCTGCTGAGATGCATCAGACTTCGCGGCTGTTGAACGCCATCACGTCGCCGAATGTGTATGTGCGCAAGGCCATTCTGGCATCCAGCGCCGTACCGGGTGTGTTTCCGCCCGTGATGCTTGAAGCCAAGAGCGTGGGCGGCGAGCGCCAGCCCTATCTGCCGACCCGTAAATGGGTGGACGGTTCGGTCCATGATGACCTGCCTGCCAAGCGACTGACCCGCCTTTACGGCGTGAACCATTTCGTTGTGTCGATGGTGAACCCGCTGGTGATCCCCTGGATCCGCGATCCCAAGACGGAGCGCGGGTTCTCGGCGATGATTTCGCAACAGGTCGAGCGCTGGACGAAAGAGATTATCAGAAGCGGTGTGTCGATCACGCAGGTGTTCACGCGCGATATGCCAAGGCTGAATTTCATCCTGTCGATGTTCTCATCGATTGCGACACAGACCTATACAGGCGACATCAACATCATTCCGGCAGCACGCCTGTTTGATCCACGCAAGCTCCTGTCACACCCAACCCAGGAAGAAGTTCTGTCCTTTGTGGAAGAGGGGGAGCGGGCAACGTGGCCGAAGCTGGAAATGATCCGTGTGTGCACAAAGATCAGCCGAACGCTGGATCGTATTCTTGTTGACTACGACGCGCTCGAGATTGACCTGACCTCTGAAACTGTGTCGCGGGTGAATGCCGAGCGCAGCGCACTGTCCAGCACCCGCGGGCGGACTGCAGGCAGCAAACCCAAGCGGGCTGCGGCAAAGGCCCGAACTAAAACGAAGACCAAGACACGACGTACGGGTGCATCCAACGCTGCCTAG
- a CDS encoding alpha/beta fold hydrolase — protein MTLELISRGTAVPGRPQLLFLHGGFHDARCWDHHFLPWFAERGWAAHAMSTRGHGQSPGNLAVDQPGMDDFVNDVNEMIARLGSNVVLIGHSLGGVLSQMVRVRNTAAVGTVLLASSPMRPSMGVAWRMLRQHPIALYKAQVKGDFEGGLPAFISFFYGDNLDEDLKATYISQLCGESPRAMHELFKRPPPETPDLDTRPVLVVAGRDDWSIPMADQEWLSTVFQASLRVVTGAHNLMLDPAWEESASTINAWLEERFLAG, from the coding sequence ATGACACTCGAACTGATTTCCCGCGGCACAGCTGTGCCGGGCCGTCCGCAGCTACTGTTTCTCCATGGTGGATTTCACGATGCCCGGTGCTGGGACCATCACTTCCTCCCGTGGTTTGCAGAGCGGGGCTGGGCTGCACACGCCATGAGCACGCGCGGTCATGGACAGAGCCCCGGCAACCTTGCCGTAGACCAGCCGGGCATGGATGACTTTGTTAATGACGTGAACGAAATGATTGCGCGTTTGGGCAGTAATGTGGTTCTCATTGGTCATTCGCTTGGCGGCGTCCTTTCGCAGATGGTCCGTGTCCGGAATACTGCTGCTGTTGGTACCGTCCTGCTGGCCTCTTCACCCATGAGGCCTTCCATGGGTGTCGCGTGGCGGATGCTGCGTCAGCATCCCATCGCGCTCTACAAGGCACAGGTAAAGGGTGACTTTGAGGGCGGGCTGCCGGCGTTCATCTCTTTCTTTTATGGCGACAATCTGGATGAAGACCTGAAAGCCACATATATCAGCCAGCTCTGCGGCGAATCTCCGCGTGCCATGCATGAGCTCTTCAAACGCCCGCCGCCTGAGACCCCGGACCTTGATACCAGGCCGGTGCTTGTGGTCGCCGGTCGCGATGACTGGTCCATTCCCATGGCGGACCAGGAGTGGCTTTCCACAGTTTTCCAGGCATCACTTAGAGTCGTGACCGGAGCACATAATCTCATGCTTGATCCGGCGTGGGAGGAAAGCGCCAGTACCATCAACGCGTGGCTTGAGGAGCGCTTTCTCGCCGGATAG
- a CDS encoding LysR family transcriptional regulator: protein MDTLEAMRIFAVVAEKGSFSAAARQLGLSKALTSKKVAQLEEHLGVRLLNRTTRHVGLTETGAAYRERCAALVAEVDEAHDMVRSRHGAPRGSLKVAAPRAFGEDVLVPTLPSFMEAYPDISVDLTLDERRVDIIGEGYDVAVRVDDMPDSSLIIRKVMDFPYLVCASPAYLAARGPLQHPSDLANHACIVLSPVNPTGQWHFNIDGDVSRVQVPARMRVNTARGVATLVRAGMGVGLCLWSTVRDDLKAGRLVQVLKDYDYYDRSIYAAYPHSRHLSGKVRVFVDHLIDHCRST, encoded by the coding sequence ATGGATACGCTGGAGGCCATGCGGATATTTGCCGTGGTTGCCGAAAAGGGCAGCTTTTCTGCGGCTGCACGGCAATTGGGCCTGTCGAAAGCGCTGACGAGCAAGAAGGTTGCCCAGCTTGAAGAGCATCTGGGCGTGCGGCTTCTCAACAGGACCACCCGGCATGTGGGTCTGACAGAAACCGGAGCAGCCTATCGCGAACGGTGCGCGGCTCTGGTGGCCGAGGTGGACGAGGCCCATGACATGGTGCGCAGTCGGCATGGGGCACCGCGCGGCTCCCTGAAGGTCGCGGCACCGCGGGCCTTTGGTGAAGATGTGCTGGTTCCGACACTGCCTTCGTTCATGGAGGCCTATCCGGACATTTCAGTGGACCTCACCCTTGATGAGCGGCGGGTCGATATCATCGGTGAAGGGTATGACGTGGCTGTGCGGGTGGACGACATGCCGGACTCCAGCCTGATCATCCGGAAGGTTATGGATTTTCCATATCTGGTCTGTGCATCGCCCGCCTACCTGGCGGCCCGCGGCCCGCTTCAGCACCCGAGTGATCTGGCGAACCACGCCTGTATTGTCCTGTCGCCGGTCAATCCAACCGGACAGTGGCATTTCAACATCGACGGTGATGTGAGCCGGGTCCAGGTTCCAGCGCGGATGAGGGTCAACACGGCGCGGGGCGTTGCAACTCTGGTGCGTGCCGGGATGGGCGTCGGGCTTTGTCTTTGGTCCACGGTGCGCGATGATCTGAAGGCAGGTCGGCTTGTACAGGTGCTCAAGGACTATGACTATTATGACCGCAGTATCTACGCAGCTTACCCGCACAGTCGGCACCTGTCGGGCAAGGTGCGGGTGTTTGTTGATCATCTGATTGACCATTGCCGCAGCACGTAA
- a CDS encoding glutathione S-transferase: MKLYRHELSGHAHRVELFLSLLGLDHELVDVDLMSGAHKTEAFRALNSFAQLPVIDDDGVIVSDSNAILVYLAKKYGNATWLPEDAAQAAEVQRWLSVAAGPIAFGPAAARLVTLFKAPLDHERTKSIAYTLFDVMEQELATRDWLAGTDATIADVAGYSYIAHAPEGDVSLEPYPHIRAWLKRIESLPGFVAMKATPIALAA, translated from the coding sequence ATCAAACTTTACCGCCACGAACTCTCCGGCCACGCCCACCGCGTGGAACTGTTCCTGTCCCTCCTCGGCCTTGATCACGAGCTTGTGGATGTGGACCTGATGTCCGGCGCCCACAAGACAGAGGCATTTCGTGCCCTCAACAGCTTTGCCCAGTTGCCAGTCATCGATGATGACGGCGTCATCGTTTCAGATTCAAATGCCATCCTCGTCTACCTCGCCAAGAAGTATGGCAACGCGACCTGGCTCCCCGAAGACGCTGCACAGGCAGCAGAGGTTCAGCGCTGGCTATCGGTCGCTGCGGGACCCATCGCATTCGGGCCGGCAGCCGCACGTCTGGTAACCCTCTTCAAGGCACCGCTGGATCACGAACGCACCAAGAGCATCGCCTATACGCTGTTTGACGTGATGGAGCAGGAACTCGCCACCCGTGACTGGCTCGCAGGCACCGACGCAACAATCGCCGACGTCGCAGGGTACAGCTACATCGCCCACGCACCCGAGGGTGACGTCTCGCTTGAGCCCTATCCCCATATCCGTGCGTGGCTGAAGCGCATCGAAAGTCTGCCGGGCTTTGTCGCCATGAAGGCAACACCCATTGCATTGGCTGCGTAG
- a CDS encoding pyridoxamine 5'-phosphate oxidase family protein, with the protein MTDLDQPQAASPFHAGEIAVQKRLGVDERMAVIGAKFVRDHMPDEHRDFYEQLPFVVLGTQDASGQPWATILAGSKGFIQSPTERALKIATHLPAADPALAVLSNGAPVGGLGIELDTRRRNRFTAHVEAHAKEYVHLAIDQSFGNCPQYIQTRALIETRDPDTPHVESPVRVTSLDGDIRTLVERADTFFVASSTRSHTPHAANSGVDVSHRGGAAGFVKVENSRTLIIPDYAGNNFFNTLGNLLENPKAGLLFPDFETGALVHLAGSVGIIWSGPDVDQFPGAGRAWRFTLDHGLVRPEALPMRFEFGEFSPKSIKHGTWQHS; encoded by the coding sequence ATGACCGATCTCGATCAGCCACAAGCCGCGTCCCCGTTTCACGCGGGAGAAATTGCAGTTCAGAAAAGGCTCGGCGTTGATGAACGCATGGCTGTGATCGGTGCGAAGTTCGTTCGCGATCACATGCCCGACGAACATCGCGACTTCTATGAACAACTGCCATTTGTCGTGCTGGGCACACAGGATGCTTCAGGCCAGCCATGGGCGACGATACTCGCAGGCTCAAAAGGTTTTATCCAAAGCCCCACGGAACGTGCGCTCAAAATCGCAACGCACCTGCCTGCGGCAGATCCAGCCCTCGCCGTCCTGTCCAACGGGGCGCCGGTCGGGGGCCTTGGCATAGAGCTGGACACCCGACGCCGAAATCGCTTCACAGCGCATGTTGAGGCACACGCAAAGGAGTATGTGCATCTGGCCATTGATCAGAGCTTTGGGAATTGCCCGCAATACATTCAGACCCGGGCCCTGATCGAAACCCGCGATCCTGATACGCCTCACGTGGAATCGCCTGTCCGCGTCACATCCCTGGACGGAGACATACGCACATTGGTAGAGCGGGCAGACACGTTCTTTGTCGCCTCATCAACAAGATCTCACACACCACATGCGGCAAACAGCGGCGTAGATGTCTCGCATCGCGGCGGCGCGGCAGGATTCGTCAAGGTCGAAAACAGCCGCACACTGATCATTCCCGATTATGCCGGCAACAACTTCTTCAACACACTGGGGAACCTTCTGGAGAACCCGAAGGCCGGGTTGCTGTTTCCTGATTTCGAGACCGGCGCCCTGGTCCATCTGGCAGGCTCCGTCGGGATAATCTGGAGCGGCCCGGACGTGGACCAGTTCCCGGGCGCCGGGCGCGCATGGCGCTTTACCCTCGACCATGGGCTGGTACGGCCTGAAGCACTGCCCATGCGTTTTGAGTTTGGTGAGTTCTCCCCAAAATCCATCAAGCACGGAACGTGGCAACACAGCTGA
- a CDS encoding crotonase/enoyl-CoA hydratase family protein has product MSVTLDMNGDVAVITMNDGKANAVNPALLEGLEAAMDKAEADAKAVVLTGKPGLFSAGFDLKLMNGASAEEVTALVNRGGAFALRLYGNKLPVVAACTGHAIAMGVFLLAGCDTRIGAAGEFAIGANETVNGMTLPIFGIELPRARLDPRFLTEAIVQAKMYDPEGAVKVGYLDQVVDADKVLDTATGIAAQLGELPNGAYAANKMLIRAQTIATIEASLKG; this is encoded by the coding sequence ATGAGCGTTACACTGGACATGAATGGCGACGTTGCGGTCATCACCATGAATGATGGCAAGGCAAACGCGGTGAACCCCGCCCTGCTTGAGGGCCTTGAGGCCGCCATGGACAAAGCCGAGGCGGACGCCAAGGCGGTTGTGCTGACCGGTAAGCCCGGGCTTTTTTCTGCGGGCTTTGACCTAAAGCTGATGAACGGCGCAAGTGCTGAAGAAGTCACAGCATTGGTCAATCGCGGTGGCGCCTTTGCCCTGCGGCTCTATGGCAACAAGTTGCCGGTGGTCGCTGCATGTACCGGCCATGCCATTGCCATGGGCGTGTTCTTGCTGGCGGGCTGCGACACGCGCATTGGTGCGGCTGGTGAGTTTGCAATTGGCGCCAATGAAACGGTCAACGGCATGACACTGCCGATCTTCGGCATTGAATTGCCCCGCGCCCGCCTTGATCCGCGCTTCCTGACCGAAGCGATTGTTCAGGCCAAGATGTATGACCCGGAAGGGGCTGTGAAAGTCGGCTACCTTGATCAGGTGGTTGATGCGGACAAGGTGCTGGACACGGCAACCGGCATTGCGGCGCAGCTGGGTGAGTTGCCCAATGGTGCATACGCTGCCAACAAGATGCTCATCCGTGCACAGACGATTGCAACGATTGAAGCCAGCCTTAAAGGCTAA
- the yghU gene encoding glutathione-dependent disulfide-bond oxidoreductase codes for MSDTNEYVPPKIWTWDKESGGRFANINRPIAGPTHDKELQVGKHPMQLYSLGTPNGVKVTVMLEELLAKGHSGAEYDAWLVNIGEGAQFSSGFVGANPNSKIPALMDHSTTPPTRVFESGSILLYLAEKFGEFLPTDHVARTECMSWLFWQMGSAPYLGGGFGHFYAYAPIKIEYAIDRFAMEVKRQLDVLDRHLADNEYMAGKEYTIADMAIWPWYGAVVANAAYDAAEFLQTQEYKNVKRWMDLVGDRPAVQRGRMVNRVFGAPESQLHERHDASDFDTKTQDKVAAAE; via the coding sequence ATGAGCGATACCAACGAATACGTACCCCCGAAAATCTGGACATGGGACAAGGAAAGCGGTGGCCGCTTTGCCAACATCAACCGTCCGATTGCCGGTCCGACCCATGACAAGGAATTGCAGGTCGGCAAACACCCGATGCAGCTTTATTCACTTGGAACGCCCAATGGTGTGAAGGTGACCGTGATGCTCGAAGAGCTGCTGGCCAAAGGCCATAGCGGGGCTGAGTACGATGCGTGGCTGGTCAACATCGGTGAAGGCGCGCAGTTCAGCAGCGGCTTTGTGGGCGCCAACCCCAATTCCAAAATCCCCGCCCTGATGGACCACAGCACCACGCCGCCAACGCGGGTGTTTGAGTCCGGATCCATCCTTTTGTACCTGGCTGAAAAGTTCGGCGAGTTCCTGCCTACGGACCATGTGGCGCGGACAGAGTGCATGTCGTGGCTGTTCTGGCAGATGGGCAGCGCGCCTTATCTGGGCGGCGGCTTTGGCCACTTCTATGCCTATGCGCCGATCAAGATCGAATACGCGATCGACCGCTTTGCCATGGAAGTGAAGCGTCAGCTTGATGTGCTTGATCGCCACCTTGCGGACAATGAGTACATGGCCGGCAAGGAGTACACGATTGCCGACATGGCAATCTGGCCCTGGTATGGCGCTGTGGTGGCCAATGCTGCCTATGACGCTGCGGAATTCCTGCAGACGCAGGAATACAAGAACGTGAAACGCTGGATGGATCTTGTGGGTGATCGTCCTGCTGTTCAGCGCGGCCGTATGGTCAACCGCGTATTTGGCGCGCCGGAATCGCAGCTCCATGAGCGGCACGATGCCAGCGACTTTGACACCAAAACGCAGGACAAGGTTGCTGCCGCGGAGTAG